The window GGTTCGTGCAACTATCGATGGTTTGGAAAATATGAAATCTCCGGAAATGGTCGCTGCCAAGCGTGGTAAATCCGTTGAAGAAATTCTGGGGAAATAAACCATGGCAAAGACTATTAAAATTACTCAAACCCGCAGTGCAATCGGTCGTCTGCCGAAACACAAGGCAACGCTGCTTGGCCTGGGTCTGCGTCGTATTGGTCACACCGTAGAACGCGAGGATACTCCTGCTGTTCGTGGTATGGTCAACGCGGTTTCCTTCATGGTTAAAGTTGAGGAGTAAGAGATGCGTTTAAATACTCTGTCTCCGGCCGAAGGCTCTAAAAAAGCGGCTCGCCGCCTGGGTCGTGGTATCGGTTCTGGCCTCGGTAAAACCGGTGGTCGTGGTCACAAAGGTCAGAAGTCTCGTTCTGGCGGTGGCGTACGTCGCGGGTTCGAAGGTGGTCAGATGCCTCTGTACCGTCGTCTGCCGAAATTCGGCTTCACTTCACGTAAATCAGCGATCACAGCCGAAGTTCGTCTGTCTGACCTGGCTAAAGTTGAAGGCGGTGTTGTAGACCTGAATACGCTGAAAGCAGCAAACATTATCGGTATCCAGATCGAGTTCGCGAAAGTGATCCTGGCTGGTGAAGTCACTACTCCGGTAACTGTTCGTGGCCTGCGTGTTACTAAAGGCGCTCGTGCTGCTATCGAAGCTGCTGGCGGTAAAATCGAGGAATAAGTAGCAGATGGCTAAACAACCGGGATTAGATTTTCAAAGTGCCAAAGGTGGCTTAGGCGAGCTGAAACGCAGACTGCTGTTTGTTATCGGCGCGCTGATTGTGTTCCGTATTGGCTCTTTCATTCCGATCCCTGGTATTGATGCCGCTGTACTTGCCAAACTGCTTGAGCAACAGCGAGGCACCATCATTGAAATGTTCAACATGTTCTCTGGTGGTGCTCTCAGCCGTGCTTCTATCTTTGCTCTGGGGATCATGCCGTATATTTCGGCGTCGATCATTATCCAGCTGCTGACGGTGGTTCATCCAACGTTGGCGGAAATTAAGAAAGAAGGGGAGTCTGGTCGTCGTAAGATCAGCCAGTACACCCGCTACGGTACTCTGGTGCTGGCGATATTCCAGTCGATCGGTATTGCTACCGGTCTGCCGAATATGCCTGGTATGCAAGGCCTGGTGATGAATCCAGGTTTTGCATTCTATTTCACCGCTGTTGTAAGTCTGGTTACAGGGACAATGTTCCTGATGTGGTTGGGTGAACAGATTACTGAACGTGGTATCGGCAACGGTATCTCAATCATTATCTTCGCCGGTATCGTCGCGGGAC of the Citrobacter freundii genome contains:
- the rpmD gene encoding 50S ribosomal protein L30; the encoded protein is MAKTIKITQTRSAIGRLPKHKATLLGLGLRRIGHTVEREDTPAVRGMVNAVSFMVKVEE
- the rplO gene encoding 50S ribosomal protein L15 translates to MRLNTLSPAEGSKKAARRLGRGIGSGLGKTGGRGHKGQKSRSGGGVRRGFEGGQMPLYRRLPKFGFTSRKSAITAEVRLSDLAKVEGGVVDLNTLKAANIIGIQIEFAKVILAGEVTTPVTVRGLRVTKGARAAIEAAGGKIEE